From Thermofilaceae archaeon:
ATGCTGGGTTCTATGACGTCCAGGTTGGATGCTGCTATCTCTCGGAGGACTTCGTGGAGAGCGATGTTCCTATCCCGGCTCATTCCCTCCACTCTAGCACGTATATATTCGTGAGTTATTTATATTGGTTACCAATCGCTTAGCTGTGGTTGTAGAGGAAGCTGCCGTCTCAACCTACATCCCCGAGAGCGAAGCGATTGTCGAGCTGTACGAGGTTTCACCACCCTTCGCCTACGCCGTCGTTACGAGGGATAGGAGGACGGGGCGGATGCTATACAGGGTGCTGGAGCCGATCTTGACAACGCAGGAGATGAAAGCCTTGGCAGAGGTAAAAAGGCTGCTGCTTGAGAGCCAGAGGCCGGCTCTCGATGAGATCAGGAGGAAGGGGGTGGAGGAGGTTTTGAGAGAGAGGGTGAGAGATGTCGTGAGGAAGTTTAAGCTTCCCGTGGGCGAGGACGCATTCGATAAGCTGTTCTACTACGTGAGGAGGGATATGCTGGGATACGGGCCCATCGACGTCCTGATCAGGGATCCGAGGATAGAGGACATAAGCTGTGACGGTGTCGGGGTTCCAATCTACGTTTGGCACAGCAGGTATGAGTCGCTGCCGACCAACATCGTCTTCAGTAGCCCCGAGGAGCTCGAATCGATCATCGTGAGGCTCTCCCATAAAGCGGGGAAGCACATATCCGTTGCAAACCCGGTCGTCGAGGGTTCCCTGCCTGAGGGTTACAGGCTGCATGCAACTCTCTCAGAGGTCTCGAGGAGGGGTGGCACCTTCACCATCAGGAAGTTCAGGGAGATCCCCTTCTCGATCGTCGACCTTGTGAGGCTTGGAACCGTTTCGCTCGAGCTTGCAGCGTACCTTTGGCTTCTCGTTGAGGCGAGGAAGAGCCTGATGATCGTGGGGGCCACGGCCAGTGGTAAGACCACGACTCTGAACGCGGTGGCAACCTTTATCCGACCCGAGGCTAAGATCGTGACGATCGAGGAGACGCCCGAGCTCAACCTGCCGCACGAGAACTGGGTTCCGCTGGTGGCTAGGCCCTCTGT
This genomic window contains:
- a CDS encoding type II/IV secretion system ATPase subunit — protein: MVVEEAAVSTYIPESEAIVELYEVSPPFAYAVVTRDRRTGRMLYRVLEPILTTQEMKALAEVKRLLLESQRPALDEIRRKGVEEVLRERVRDVVRKFKLPVGEDAFDKLFYYVRRDMLGYGPIDVLIRDPRIEDISCDGVGVPIYVWHSRYESLPTNIVFSSPEELESIIVRLSHKAGKHISVANPVVEGSLPEGYRLHATLSEVSRRGGTFTIRKFREIPFSIVDLVRLGTVSLELAAYLWLLVEARKSLMIVGATASGKTTTLNAVATFIRPEAKIVTIEETPELNLPHENWVPLVARPSVDPWARSVSLFDLLKSALRMRPDYIIVGEVRGEEAFTLFQAIATGHAGMCTMHAENVEYAVKRLVSEPMNVPSFLIPLMNVMLTIKRIQVGETIVRRVVEVREMVSSENGFEGHVVFRYNPFSNRIERVSESRLLPAIAEERFIPVSELVEEIERRQTVLRFLLERGITDFARVSRVVRDYALRPMAVYTAIERGLYDLR